CTGGTGTATTTCAGACTGTTCGACAGCACTTGCTCCAAAATAACAACGAACCACTTTCTATCTGTGATGATGGTTCGGTCCAGATCATGCAGATGGAGGCCCAAGCCCTTTTGGATAAAGAAGATCGCATACTTCTTGACAATCTCCTTAACCAAATCTTCAAGATTTTCCTTTTTCAAGACCAAATCCTCGTGGAAACTCTCCAAACGAAGATACTGCAAGACGATATTGACATAGGACTCGATCTTAAAGAGCTCTTGCTCCAGCTGGTTCTTGACCTTCTTGTCCTCAATCTCTCCTACCAGCAATGAACTAGCCGCAATAGGCGTCTTGATCTGATGAGCCCAGAGCGTATAATAATCCATCAGGTCATTTAACTTCTCCCTCTCCTCAATCGCACGGTTCTTCTTGTCCATTTCCAAAAGAGCCAGTTTCTCAAAAAGGAGAGCCTCTAAGGCTGTCTGAGGCCGACCTGAAGCATAGAAGAGTTGGTTGCGGTATTCCTTATAGGCACTAGCGAGATCCATTCCCAAGAAAAAGCTAGCAAGAAGAAAAGCTAAGAGCAGCTGATACTCTAGCAGACTGCGCCCATCCTCGAAAATAAAGGCAAACATCCCCATAATTGAAAATACAATCAGCAAGAGCAACAAGATGAAGCGACGGGAATACAAATGATGCTTCAAAAAGAAAAATTTATCCTGCATGTCCATTGGTTAAACCGTATCCTATCCCTTTTTTCGTCTCAATAAAATGCTTCAGACCGTGCTCTTCCAGCTTCTTGCGCAGGCGGGCAACATTGACGGACAAGGTATTATCGTCAATAAAGAAATCGCTGTTCCAGAGCTCCTTCATCAAGTCATCACGCGCCACGATGCTGCCAGAATGCTCAAAGAGCACCCGCAAGATCTGAAATTCATTCTTGGTCAGCGTCACAAGCTCGCCCTCATAAACCAAATCCATGGATTTAAGATTTAAAATCACACCCTGATATTCCAAAAGGCTTTGATCCGTCCCAAACTCATACGAACGCCGCAGCAGGCCTTGAACCTTGGCCAGAAAGACATTATTGTCAAAAGGCTTGGTCACATAG
Above is a window of Streptococcus cristatus ATCC 51100 DNA encoding:
- a CDS encoding sensor histidine kinase gives rise to the protein MDMQDKFFFLKHHLYSRRFILLLLLIVFSIMGMFAFIFEDGRSLLEYQLLLAFLLASFFLGMDLASAYKEYRNQLFYASGRPQTALEALLFEKLALLEMDKKNRAIEEREKLNDLMDYYTLWAHQIKTPIAASSLLVGEIEDKKVKNQLEQELFKIESYVNIVLQYLRLESFHEDLVLKKENLEDLVKEIVKKYAIFFIQKGLGLHLHDLDRTIITDRKWFVVILEQVLSNSLKYTSQGGIEIYFQEDTLYIKDSGLGIQDADLLRVFERGFSGYNGRLTQQSSGLGLYLSKKIADELGHQISIASQVGQGTTVMISFSEKKMIFE
- a CDS encoding response regulator transcription factor, with protein sequence MHKILLVEDDAVIRQMIKKMLEQWGYQVVAIEDFMQVLTTFVKEEPQLVLMDIGLPLFNGYHWCQEIRKISTVPIMFLSSRDQSMDIVMAINMGADDYVTKPFDNNVFLAKVQGLLRRSYEFGTDQSLLEYQGVILNLKSMDLVYEGELVTLTKNEFQILRVLFEHSGSIVARDDLMKELWNSDFFIDDNTLSVNVARLRKKLEEHGLKHFIETKKGIGYGLTNGHAG